AGTCACCAAAGGCGTCTGAGCGAGCTCCCGGGCGCTCACTACTCGTGACCGTCGGGCCCACTTGTGACCCGGCGGCACGACGACGACCAGTTCGTCGCGTGCAACCACAACGCTGCCTAATCCCGTGGGAGGACAGGGGTTTTCGATGAATCCAAGATCTGCGATGCCGTCACGAACGGCTGCGATCGCATGCTCGCTATTGGTGGCGGTCAGGATTACCTCAGGGACAGTACCACCGCGGCGCATGTCGGCGGCCCGCAAGGACAGCATCCAATGCGGCATCAGCTGTTCGGCTATCGTCTGGCTGGCCACCACTCTGATGCGCTGGCGGCCTTCGGTGCGCAGCGAGCCGAGGCCGGCATCGATCTCGTCGGCGACTTCGAGCAAGCGGGCCGCCCATTCGGCGACGACGATGCCGGCAGGCGTGAGTTGGGAGCCACGTGTCGTCCGGATGGCCAATCGCACCCCGATCTGGGCCTCCATCGATGCGAGCCGCCTTGACACAGCTTGTTGAGTCAACCCGAGTTCGCGTGCGGCGCCGCCAAGACTGCCGGCCTCAGCGATGGCCAGAAAGATTTCGAAGCAGGTGAGTCCGGGCATACGAGAGCTGAGCGGCATGCCTGATCAAATCACAACCAATGGTTGTTCCCAACAACATTCAGACCCCTAGTGACGACGGCCCATGCTCGAAAAATGCCCCCACGCGAGCGTCGACTGCGGTGCCTCGAAAATCGGCATCACCGACAACGACCCCGCGACCGCCACCAACCGCAGGCTGGCGAGCACAATTCGCAAGCCGCCGATCGAGCACGCGGCCGGGCCCTTAGGGTCCACATCACGCGCTGGCCACCGTTCGTACGGCGGGGTGGCCTCGTAAGGTAACCACATGGGCGCTCCTCGACTCATCCACGTCAT
Above is a window of Mycobacterium tuberculosis H37Rv DNA encoding:
- a CDS encoding LysR family HTH-type transcriptional regulator yields the protein MPLSSRMPGLTCFEIFLAIAEAGSLGGAARELGLTQQAVSRRLASMEAQIGVRLAIRTTRGSQLTPAGIVVAEWAARLLEVADEIDAGLGSLRTEGRQRIRVVASQTIAEQLMPHWMLSLRAADMRRGGTVPEVILTATNSEHAIAAVRDGIADLGFIENPCPPTGLGSVVVARDELVVVVPPGHKWARRSRVVSARELAQTPLVTREPNSGIRDSLTAALRDTLGEDMQQAPPVLELSSAAAVRAAVLAGAGPAAMSRLAIADDLAFGRLLAVDIPALNLRRQLRAIWVGGRTPPAGAIRDLLSHITSRST